caagttcctgggaaccacaatctctcgggacctgaaatggaccggccacatagactctgtccggaagaaggcccagcagaggctgtacttcctgagacagctcaagaagttcaacctgccgcgagagcttctgaagaccttctacactgccatcatccagtctgtcctctgcacctccatcactgtctggtttggatcagcctccaaacaagacaagcacagactgcaacggacaatcaggactgcagaaaagatcattggaatcaacctcccttctatccaagacttgtacctgtccaggaccaggaaacgtgcaaggaacatctctacagacccttctcacccaggttgcagtctgtttgaactactcccctccggacggcgttatagagctcggtacgccaaaaccagcagacaccgagacagcttcttcccccaggctgttgctctgatgaactcacaccactcatagagtctcagaggcattactgtgcaataacatcctgctcttcacaccttttgaatttgtctacactgtttttgccattattcacatgtcctgagtgttgttagtcacctatatgttgaacagagggtgtgttttaccgaagtcaaattccatgtttggcacgctcaaacatggcgaataaaaactcttgaatcttgaatcttgaatgtgTTTTCTGTCTTATGAATGTTTAATATGCACTAGAATAAGGAGGAATTTGAACCACCCACAATCACATTTGTTGATTTTAAGAAGTTTTAACAACCGTGCAAGTTATTACGAGTGAGTTGGAGCAAAAAGAAGCTAAATTGTGTTGTTGAATGTAACCTTTACACGAGTGGTCGCTCCGATCCCGGTCACGCGCTAAAAATTtacacaattgttttttcGATGGCGATGCTGTGTTATGCTATGTTGTCAATtgcaagaaaacatttgaatttttttcaagtttagATTTCTAACATGGTGCTTGAATAATAAACCTGGCTGATTTGAGACAGGATAAAACATCTACTTACCGTATtgtccggactataagtcgcagtttttttcatagtttggccggggtTCGACTTAAAAtcacatctctacagacccttctcacccagctCACAGTCTGTTCGAACAACTCCCCTCCAGACGGCGTTACAGAGTGCTGTacaccaaaaccagcagacacagacacagcttcttcccccaggctgtcactctaatgaactcacaccactcatagagtctcagagacatcactgggcaataacatcctgctcttgccacttaaatgttgttagtcacctgaatgttgttagtcacttaaatgttgtacagaggctgagataaccggagtcaaattccttgtttggcatgcacaaacttggccaaaaaagctgattctgatattGTTAGAGTTCAGTAGTTTCTAATTGCCGAGGGAGGCCGTGAAAGCGGAGGGGAGCAGATGGGAAGAGAGTTGTTAGAGTGAAGCTACACACACTGTGTTGGCTCGTATGTTGAACTCTTggtttgtgaaataaagagctggttaccaaacccacgacttgcctggtactttggtaacgctacaatatacgTAGTTACTATATAGATCTGTGGATTAATTGGagccgcaactgacgacgagtctgacgtcagcgccacatgtacttccggagtcagcagcggtgttttttttttttttcaagtgacagagaggacgaagatttcgatggatttaatgatttggagtgacacgaatggttcaataaaattgttatttatgttatagttatagttattattatagttataattggaactgcaacagacgacgagtccgacgtcagcgccgCATGCACTTCCGGGGTCAGCAGCAGCGctgtttacacaaaggacgGAGatttcaatggatttaataatttggagtgacacagatggtttgataaacgtgttatttaggttatagttatttgaataactgttaatgttacgtcaggcacgttctcacttccttgtttgtgtttatatcGTATCGTtgagcctgttgttgcctgttcatgtctgttcttggtgttggattttgtcaaataaagttctcccaaaaatgcgacttgtacttcGGTGCAACtcatagtccagaaaatacggtacattagATGCAGATGTGCATGCTAGCCTGCTGCTCGttccccaaaataaaacacccgTCTTTGGGATGACTGAAATgttatcaaaaataaataggcTAGGTTCACACTGCAGGCAAATACGAACCAGATGTGATTATCTTGCCCAtatgcaatttattttatgataGTCTGAACAGCTCAattctgctttgttttttttccaaatccaCCCTGGGTCCTTTTTATATGTGGTCCTAGATCAGATACGTATCAATGTTTTGCGGTGAGACTGTATTTTGAACTGCCATGTCACATTTATCGATCCAAGAAGTCATCATGTGGGGAGACAGGCTGCTTGGGAAGGTGAGTGATTCAGTGAGTCTGAAaagttgttttgaaatattacTAGTATTATATATTTGACTTTGATCCCTTTTTAAACATGAAGCTTCTACATTGAATCTTAAAGTAGGGACTCATTGATTACGTGCGGCAATGACATGACTTTGCATGAATAAAAGAGTCCATTTACGTGCCTTAGTTTTCTCTTTTGTCTACTCAAACAACTGTCGACTTAAATGGGAACAATGCCATTTCGCCAATAACGCAATAGCAGTAAACGGAATAAGGTGAATAAGAATTTACATTTATGCTTACCATGCAGTTGCCATTTAGAAGACACAAGTAGTGCTGTTTGCAATaactactttttattttcatttactgATAAGGTTGAGTAAGATTGTGAGAATgtctggaaaaacaacagtGACTGCAGATGGAGGGTGCCTGCAACGAGAACCCCCCAAAAGATGTGGGAGGATGCGACTGCACAACCGAAAGTAAAATCTTCACGAATGGCCCAACGTAGATAAGAGAAGACAACTCCTTATTTCCCAACGTGGCTAGGCCTCCTTGCAAACCAGCTTGACACAATTTACCCAGGCTTGCCAACAACAGAACACACATGCTCAAGAGCTAAGCTAAGATGTTTCCCATGGGTatcaatgtaaaagcaaataatgacACTCACACTTTTTGCCCCATTACTCTGTGTAAAACActtgaaaaccaaaacaacagttatatttttggtttttcaaacctttataacaaaaaataaatgtcactttaTTCTTGACATCCTGGCTTTGCTTGGGGAGGGGAGGAACCTGTTCTAATTTTCTACACTAGCcccaagaagacaaaaaagtcTGACTAACAAATTATTGTATGCTTCCACGTATTACTCCTTGCAATGTGTTCACATACTCGCCGTTACTTTTTGGTGCAATTATTGAGTTTTCCAACTGTGTGAGTGGTCATTGAACGCACCTCGCGCACAATGCGAGTcagaacttaaaaaaaatacaagaaaagGAACCTAGCTTCTAAAGATGGAgattgacaaacacaaaaatgttctACACTTGCTAAAAATACCCCcgagaagacagaaaaagtcaGGCTAATAAATTGTTGTATGCTTCCACGTAAGCCTTTCAATGTGCTCACATCCTCATTTTTGGTACAATTGTTGAGTTTTCCGATTGTGTGAGTGATCATTGAACGCACCTCGTGCAGAACGAGTGAGAActtaatagaaaataaaagaaaaggaacCAAGCTTCCAAAGATGGAaactgacaaacacaaaagtctGTTTAAGCTTTTATTCAAAACAAGCTGGTACTGTCTGCCGCATGGCAACGTCTTTTGCCTTTCACTcaatgcgtgcgcgctccTGCAGCAGTTGATACCGATTTTCACAGAAGTACCCACTTTGGCACACTGGCCatctacagtaatccctcgttaaGCTTTTACGAAAGCTGCAAAAATTACTGGAGATTGCTGAACAAAAGCATTTTCGTTGTTAAGCGCGTTAGTATGAGTCTAATTAAGAACCTGAGTGGGtattatgttaaaaaaatgaacaaaactaTGCTTAAAACAGTATTAGCCGTTAAAATAGTTAAAAAGGTTTACATGACACTAGGTCTTTTAAAAGATGTGCTTTTGCCCTTGCTGGAAAACACGGAAGTGAGCGACGATAAGGAATTTATTCCACGCTTACCACGCTGTGTAGAAAGTAAATAGTACAATGAAGGTAGACAACATGGGCTGTGTCAGTTGTAAACATAAGCCAAGGGCTGCTAAAAATTGCACGGCAGTCCATAAATGGTAAACAGGCTGCAGTTTGGACACCACTAACCTATATGGTCAGGTTAGTTATGATTAATCATTATAGTAGTAAGTAGACTGCTGCATGATGGATGATGGGAATATGAATGCAAAACttatataaagaaaaatagtTGACGTTACTGTGGTTGgtatttttcctctctctgcgGTTTAAAAGCTGTTGTAAGAGCATCTTGAGGACATAATTTGAGGAAGAGCATTTGGGTTGGAGACACAGAGAGACTGGAGATAAGCATGCTTCTCTGCTCCACAAACCGAGCGTGTATGTGATGAATAATTGCATACTGTGCATGCATAATACGTCAGTGGCTTATGCAAATTTACCATTTTTGCACTCAGAttcaaacacgcacacacacacacacacacacacacacacacacacacacacacacacacacacacacacacacacacacacacacacacacacacacttgctatTCACAAGTcagaacaacaaacaagaatttTTTATGCATTCTCAGCTAATGCCAATTTAGCATTAAATGGGATGGGAGCATGTACTGTGGGGATATAATGAAAACATCCCTGGAATGAAATGTTTCTCTCTCCCCTCTTCCTGCCAGTCCATCACTAATGCCGCATAGCTTAAGAAATGTCAGAGTGGAATTTAAGAGGCTGATCAGAGTTCATACTGTGTCACGAAGGAATGTGAGCAACTATTTGTTTGCATCACCTTTCTGTTTGTTCAAGAGGAGCCACAACAGGACgttgatgcaaaaaaacagaTCTGCAATTTATTCGATTGTCAGTTTAGCGTTATTATTCACCCCACTTGCGCCCTCTCACAGTGTTTTTACACTCACTCCCCTACCCTTCCAGTCAACCATGCCCACATCTGGCATCAGACAAAACTACTCATTGCTAGATTGTTTGTTCCACACCCATGCACTTTTCCGTGGACAGATCTTCTGTGGCTGACCCTGTCTGCAGGAGTCTCGTCAATCTCCCAGGAATCCTCCCAGTCTTCTGACCCTGACCATGAGTTCATTGACAAGCAAAGGAAAAGTTCTGGCAGTTCCTGCAGAACTGATGTAAGTTGAGCAAGATGCTTAACATCCATCCAATTGCTGTCTAGATAGTGAGATGACCTTCACAGTAATAGTATATGATTATGGAGATATGGAAAGACCACATTTACTTAGTTTCTCAAtaacttttacaatttaaaatggtTTTCATTTAATTGTGTAATCTCATTTTAAGAAACCCTCCGCTGTTTTAGTAAATAGTGGAAATGCAAAGTCTTGTCTCTCCTTCACATTTTGATTAAGGTCTGTTGCTAATACATTATTTGCTCTTCACAATTTAATGAGTCTTACTGCCATCAAATTTAACTCCAGTGACCACGAAACATCGAGGGACTATATGTGTATATAGCTGAACCTCAATTTTACGTGGACTTTGGGGTCCAGAATTTGTGAATGGAAGTTTATGTAATAAAATCAAAGCCATGCATACGATTGTATCGGGAAATACATACGaagatgtgtgtatgtgtatacgtactatatatatatatatatatataaatacgtatatacgtatacacatacaatatacatatatatatatatatatatatatatattaggggtgtaaatcgcgggttttgtcacgatacgatatcatatcgatacaaagaaccacgatacgatatttgccgatatcttaaagacTGCTGTGATTCaatcacgatacatcacgatatagtgttccacgatcgatatttttatatattttttttaaataaaaaatatagaacaatatcctgatttataacaattcatacgcaaaatcaacaaggtactgcaaactctttatttaggaaattacaagagtattgtagtatacaaagtgcttattttaacactgaactttatcaaattcctatattttttctcatataagtaaagaaaaatgaatattctttctttttttgtaataccattaactttaaagtgcattactgaactatttatttacaataattttaattgtccgttgagccatcttttctttggaatccaaagtgcttccaaacgaatgacttgaagcccaaaggggagcgaatttcctcgtcttcttggacactagccatagcaccagcccaggagccgcgtagttgtcggctcccctttcacgtgcctgctctgctcacaacacaacacaccgcgtactgctcccggaaagaggaagcaagcgacaatgaactggatttcaaaataaagtcgcgtctaatgtccgaggtcaaacacggcgatataaatcgatgtttacgtttagcatcgatgccaataaatcgtagcgCATTATattgattaatcgatgtgtatcgatgaatcgttacacccctaatatatatatatatatatatccccattatctgtaccgcttgtccccacgggggtcgcgggcatgctggagcatACTGTAAGGGATTggacagtacagccaagtgcGTAGCGATAGAGACTTTATTGCGGGCGTAGCTGGAGCTGGATCGGCGATCAGGCTGGGAAAAACAAGCTGTTCTGCTGTATCTTCGATTCTTCAAGGACGTCAGTTTGTCGTGGACCGGAGAGCGAAGCAATATCACGGGACAGACGGACACTCGGGTCTGCGCTGGCGGCGTTGATATAGCCCTGTCCATGAGCCTGTGGCAGGTGGCGGCGATTCCGCTgataccagctcagtggcctagtggtagagtgagcgccctgagactggaaggttgtgggttcaaaccccggccgggtcataccaaagactataaaaatgggacccattgcctccctgcttggcactcagcattaagggttggaattggggggttagatcaccaactgattcccgagcgcggcaccgctgctgctcactgctcccctctcccccaggggatggattaaaatcacacggggatgggttaaatgcagaggacaaatttcaccacacccaggtgtgtgtgtgacgatcattgggactttaatctttttaatcttaatctgATAGGGGGGCGTGGTCCTGTCACAGGTGGCGCCGGTacgtgacagaaccccccccacaagggacggctcccgacgtcccCAGAgcactaaaacacaaaaaagaccAGAAGGCAGAGGAAGGCAACCCCCCGGACGACCaggcgggggggggttagTACTCCGTCGAAACGTCCGACTCCTCGCCGGACGCAGGATCGACGGACGCGGGGGCAGAAGACTCCGGCACCGGCGGACAAGGCCGTCCCGGGCCCTTACCCCTGGGCCCCTCGACTGTCCTCGGCCGCCCGCGCCGGGGGCCCGGTTGGTCCGGGTGACAGCGATGGAACTCCGTGATGAGCGAACGGTCGAGGATCCAGCGGCTCGGAACCCAGGAGCGGTGGGCGTCGTCATAGCCCTCCCAATCCACCAGGTATTGGAAGCCACGACCGCGCCGCCGCGATCGGAGCAGGGAGCGGACGGCGTAAGACGGGCCCCCATCGACGAGCTGGGGCGCCGGCGCCAATGCGCTCTCAAAGAAGGGCCGCACACGGGACACGTGGAACGTGGGGTGTACCTTTATGGACTCAGGAAGGAGGAGACGGACGGCGGACGGGCTGATCACCTTCTGGATGGGAAACGGTCCAACAAAGCGCGGCACCAGCTTGCGAGATCCCGTTCGCTGCGGCACATCCTGCGTCGAGAGCCACACCCGCTGGCCCACTCTGTACTCCGGAGCCGGCGACCGGCGCTTGTTCGCCTGGCGGGCGTAGCCTGAAACAGAGCGGAGCAGAGCGGTCCGGGCCCTCGCCCAGGCACGACGACAACGGCGGACACAAGCCTGGGTCGACGGGCACGCCGTGTCACGTTCCTGGTGGGCGAACAAGGGTGGCTGGTACCCGAAGACGCAGTGGAAGGGCGACAGTCCCGTAGCCGAGCTGGGGAGGGAATTGTGGGCGTACTCCACCCAAGGAAGCTGTTAGACCCACCCACGCTGGTTCCCGGCGGCCATGCATCGGAAGGAACTGCCCAGCTCCTGGTTCAGACGCTCAGCTTGACCATTGGACTGAGGGTGAAACCCCGAGGAGAGGCTGGCCGTAGCGCCGAGGAGTCGGCAGAACTCCGCCCAGAAGGTGGAAGCGAACTGCGGGCCACGGTCCGACACGATGTCCTGTGGGAGGCCGTGGTGACGAAACACCTCCCGCACCATGATGGACGCAGTCTGTTTCGCGGACGGAAGCTTAGGCAGAGGAATGAAGTGCGTCATCTTGCTGAACCGGTCCACCACCGTGAGGACCACCGTGTTCCCCTCCGAGGGGGAAAGGCCCGTGACAAAGTCGATAGACAGGTGAGACCAGGGACGCCGGGGAACCGGCAAGGGTTGGAGCAGCCCGGCCAGAGGACGAGTAGAGGTCTTACAGCGGTTACATATTGAGCAGGCTCTGACGTAATCGCTGGTGTCCACTTGCCAGGTGGGCCACCAGAAACGCTGTGCCACCACGCACGCAGCTCCGGGATGACAGGCCAGGCGTGAGTCGTGTGCCCATTGCAGCACGGACGAGCGCAGGCCCTCAGGGATGAACAGGCGACCTTCCGGGCAGTTGCTGGGGCCGGGTTGATCGCGTGATGCGGCTTCCACTTGGCGTTCAATCTCCCATGACAGCGCCGCCACCCGAACCGAGCTCGGGAGGATAGTGGGAGGCGGACCCCGTCCCTCCTCCCCGCCAGGAAACGAACGCGACAGGGCGTACGCCTTCGCGTTGCGGGAACCCGGCCTGTAGGAGAGAGAGAACTCAAACCGGTCAAAGAACAGAGCCCACCGTGCTTGCCTCGCGTTCAGCCTCTTGGCTGATCTCAGGTACTCCAGGTTGCGGTGGTCGGTCCAGACGATGAACGGCGTGGCGGCGCCCTCCAGCCAATGCCGCCACTCCTCCAAGGCCAACTTGACGGCGAGGAGCTCCCGGTTGCCGATGTCATAGTTCCGCTCCGAGGCCGACAAGCGGCGAGAAAAAAAGCGCACGGGTGGAGGCGATCGTCCTGGCAGCTACGTTGGGACAGCACCGCCCCAACACCCACGTTCGAGGCGTCCACCTCGACCACGAACTGCCGGTCAGGATCGGGGACTCGGAGGATGGGAGCGGACGTGAACCTCCTCTTGAGCTCCTGAAACGCCTGTTCTGCCCGTTCCGTCCATTTGTACGGGGAGGCGGGGCTGGTGAGGGCGGTGAGGGGCGCGGCCACCGTGCTGTACCCACGGATGAAACGGCGATAGAAGTTCGCGAACCCCAAGAATTGTTGCAGCCGCTTGCGTGTCTCAGGGACAGGCCATGACGTGACCGCTTGAACTTTCCCTGGGTCCATCTCGACGGATCCCTCGCGCACCACGTAGCCGAGGAACTTGACAGAGGAGGCGTGGAACTCGCACTTCTCTGCCTTCACGTAGAGCGAATTTTCCAGAAGGCGGCGTAGCACCGTCCGAACATGCTTGATGTGTTCAGGGAGCGAGCgggagaagatgaggatgTCGTCCAAATAAACGAACACGAATTTGTCCAGCATGTCTCGTAGCACGTCGTTTATTAAGGACTGGAAAACCGCTGGGGCGTTGGTGAGCCCAAACGGAACCAC
The window above is part of the Syngnathus acus chromosome 3, fSynAcu1.2, whole genome shotgun sequence genome. Proteins encoded here:
- the LOC119120871 gene encoding uncharacterized protein LOC119120871; translated protein: QLPWVEYAHNSLPSSATGLSPFHCVFGYQPPLFAHQERDTACPSTQACVRRCRRAWARARTALLRSVSGYARQANKRRSPAPEYRVGQRVWLSTQDVPQRTGSRKLVPRFVGPFPIQKVISPSAVRLLLPESIKVHPTFHVSRVRPFFESALAPAPQLVDGGPSYAVRSLLRSRRRGRGFQYLVDWEGYDDAHRSWVPSRWILDRSLITEFHRCHPDQPGPRRGRPRTVEGPRGKGPGRPCPPVPESSAPASVDPASGEESDVSTEY